CGCGAGGTCACCTTTGCTGAGGCCGTAGCGGGGTTCGAAGAGAGATTCCTCCGCCAAGCAGACGATGGGCGAGGTCGACCACTGGCCCGCCTTCTTTTCGATGGCGGCCACTTGCTCGCCCGGGGTCAGGAGGAAGAGACGGCGCGGGCGATACCAGAAGGTCAAGCCCTCCAATACCGCCCGCGTGTTCCAACCAGTTTGATAAAGCGGCAGGACCACATCGTGCCCTGAGAGTGTCGGCCCGGGCTTCAAGCGGCGGCGGGGATGGGGTCGCCGTCTCCCACGGTGCCGGGGTGTTCCAGGCCGACTTCGTGACAGTGGACTTCGGTGCCGAGGCCGCCATGGGGCAGTTCGCTGCAGAGTTTCCCGTAGTCGTCGAGGGTTTGGTAGAGATCCTCGCGGGAGAGAGAAGCCAAGTAACCGCATTGGCCCAGTTCGCCCTTCGGCATGGGGGCGACCAAGTGACCGCCTCGCTTCTGTTCCATCTTGAGCTGGGCCTCCCAGATGAGGGACTTTTGTTCGAGGATGGGGTGGTAGAGGCTCAACTCAAAGGTCCCGATCAGCTTGAGGATGCGGTCGAGTTGCTCCCGAGAAATCCAGCCTTGGAGATGACTGAGGTAGCTGTTGTAGCCCATCCCCACCGAGATGGCGTGGCCGTGGAGCATGCCAGCCGGGATCTCAAAACCGGGAGACCAGGTGTGGCCGAAGGCGTGAGGACGGCATTGGTGGGTTTCGTAGAGGTTGTCGTATTCTGATTCGACGTAGCTCTGGATGGCCAAGCCGAGAATGTGGCGGGACTGTTGGTGGATCGGGTCGTCGGGCTCGACGTCGAGGGTCCCGAAGCGGGTGGTGATGAGACGAGGTCCCACCTCTTCCAAGGCTTCGAAGAGGGCAAAGTCTTTCACGCAGGCCATCTTGATGATTTCGGCGATACCGTGGCGAAGCCAGCCTTCTCGCAAGGTGCGGAAGAAGTAGCGATCGGTGATGGAAAGAAGGGGTGCCTGGTAAGCCCCAAAGAGGTTTTTGTAACCGAAGCCATCACAGCAAGTCCGAGGAGAAGGCCCGGCGTCGATTCCGGCCACGATCGAGGTCGAGAGCATGACGTAAGGCGTGCTGCGGTGGTAAAGCGCGCAGGCCAAACCACCGGTGTCCGCCAACACACCGCCGCCCACCAAGAGGACTGGTTCATTCCGGGAAACGCCCAGCTCCTTGAAGTCCCCCAGCATGCGCTCGACGGTATGGATCCCCTTGTCGACCTCCATCGCGCGATAGACCAGCTTTTTGAGAGGGATGTGATTGGCTTCGAAATAGGCTTCGATCTCAGAGCCGAAGTGTTCTTCCACGTTGGTGTCAACCAGGGCCACGCAGCGGTCGTGGGGCTGGTAGATTTCGGCCAAGAGCTTTTGCTCAGGCGACAGCACCCCCTCCACGACCTCGATGCTGGTGTAGGTCTGCGAGGTCATGACGGCTTCCACCC
This region of Verrucomicrobiota bacterium genomic DNA includes:
- a CDS encoding sedoheptulose 7-phosphate cyclase, with translation MITQSILSALQDFAQESFPVSSDASNLRDQLLESEAFLHFLRSVQENDIYSPELNTEFQAAGFLEALAPVRQLRCAFSLPLSAFGSAVTKAIQPLSSQNAEHWESWSKRFSETPLGESKLLPWLKSGSQGEFLQEWEDRLVANNPHAIYPTSPYRSGSGHVVATPDHQRVEAVMTSQTYTSIEVVEGVLSPEQKLLAEIYQPHDRCVALVDTNVEEHFGSEIEAYFEANHIPLKKLVYRAMEVDKGIHTVERMLGDFKELGVSRNEPVLLVGGGVLADTGGLACALYHRSTPYVMLSTSIVAGIDAGPSPRTCCDGFGYKNLFGAYQAPLLSITDRYFFRTLREGWLRHGIAEIIKMACVKDFALFEALEEVGPRLITTRFGTLDVEPDDPIHQQSRHILGLAIQSYVESEYDNLYETHQCRPHAFGHTWSPGFEIPAGMLHGHAISVGMGYNSYLSHLQGWISREQLDRILKLIGTFELSLYHPILEQKSLIWEAQLKMEQKRGGHLVAPMPKGELGQCGYLASLSREDLYQTLDDYGKLCSELPHGGLGTEVHCHEVGLEHPGTVGDGDPIPAAA